In a genomic window of Gambusia affinis linkage group LG04, SWU_Gaff_1.0, whole genome shotgun sequence:
- the b3gntl1 gene encoding UDP-GlcNAc:betaGal beta-1,3-N-acetylglucosaminyltransferase-like protein 1 isoform X3: MPTWFCSRKLFMKVGLFDEGGKGVPEDLLFFYQFLRQGGSPLRVDQRLLVYRYHEAAATHSVTEETIWKLRVDFLQERVLSQWESFTIWNAGKQGRKLYRSLSLISQKKVKAFCDVDENKIQKRFYTHEESKERPKPTVPILHYKEATGPFIICVKLDMTGGVLEENLRSLQLKEGTDYYHFN, from the exons ATGCCAACATGGTTCTGCTCAAGGAAATTGTTCATGAAAGTCGGATTGTTTGACGAAGGAGGCAAG gGAGTCCCAGAGGATCTGCTCTTCTTCTACCAGTTCCTTCGTCAGGGAGGCTCTCCGCTCAGGGTGGACCAGCGCCTGCTGGTTTATCGGTACCACGAGGCGGCTGCTACTCATTCTGTGACCGA GGAGACTATCTGGAAGCTGCGCGTTGACTTTCTGCAGGAGAGAGTTCTCAGCCAGTGGGAAAGCTTCACCATCTGGAACGCCGGGAAGCAGGGGAGGAAGCTCTACCGAAGCCTGAGCCTGATCAGTCAGAAGAAG GTCAAAGCGTTCTGCGatgtggatgaaaacaaaattcagaagCGATTCTACACACATGAGGAATCCAAG GAAAGACCAAAGCCTACGGTCCCCATCCTGCACTACAAAGAGGCCACGGGCCCCTTCATTATCTGCGTTAAACTG GACATGACAGGAGGCGTCCTGGAGGAAAACCTCCGCTCTTTGCAACTGAAGGAAGGAACAGATTACTACCATTTCAACTGA